A stretch of DNA from Glycine max cultivar Williams 82 chromosome 18, Glycine_max_v4.0, whole genome shotgun sequence:
gaaaaaaatacataaacaccccttgagattttttttttaatttacatataGTCCTCCTTGTTTAATGTTTACAACAACCCTTCAAAGGGATCTTGATGTTTTTTCTCTGCGAATACTAATTGTTagattgttaatttttgttagtgggAGGAATTCAAGCCCACgatctctctctcttcttctcccttcAACTATCAAGGTAATCTTATAAGGAATGTTAATGTAATGTTTTCAAACATCAAGGGGTTAGTTAATGTAATATACATGAGGTTTCATGTTCTCAAACATTAAGGGGCTAGTgtaggaataaaaaaagagtGATATTGTATGTAAATCGAAAAAACCTTAAGGTTGTGAGTGTAATTTGCTTTTATTTGAGAAATGAATTGGGTTTGATTTGGTTATGTTTGTCTGTTTAGATATCTCCACGGCAAGGTCTTCTTGAGAGTGTGAGAGTTCACATTGGCGGAGAGTGAGCACTTTGTTGACCCTCAAGATAAGTCTCATCCCAAGTACCATCAAGTTGCTGACTTGAAGTTCTTAATGTTCCCGAGGGTTGATGTTCCGGAGGGAGGAGCAAATGTCGGGTCAGTCTGCCAAGAGGATTCCTCTTCGTGATGCTGTTTCCAAGGTTGGTTTGGATTCAAGTTTgagattttgttttcttattctttGTGCTTTCATGGCATGTTTTGATCGGGGAATTGTGAATAATGAGACTCTTGGTTATTTCATTGGGAGAATGTATCATGTCTTTGTATAGACAAGTACCGACTGAGGTTTAGGCAACATCTTGCTAATGAGATGGTCACTATGCTGCTGACTGTTGGGATGCAGAGATTGAGTGCTCCTTTGGTTGGATTGAGTGTGTTGGCATTGCTGACAGATCTGCATACGATTTGCGTGCTCACTCGGTAACCACTCTGTTTAACTCTAAATAATGACTTCTTTGATGAATTGTTGGGGTGGTTAGTGTAATTCTCAATGCTTTCCTTACATCAGGAATAAGTAGACTTGGTCTGAATACTTTCTGTTGCTATAATTC
This window harbors:
- the LOC102666884 gene encoding LOW QUALITY PROTEIN: glycine--tRNA ligase, mitochondrial 1 (The sequence of the model RefSeq protein was modified relative to this genomic sequence to represent the inferred CDS: inserted 2 bases in 2 codons; deleted 1 base in 1 codon), whose amino-acid sequence is MILFFKKHRLSLWNVDLCERRGTRRTAPVRGAAVTTVEVLADTEDLEFTLAESEHFVDPQDKSHPKYHQVADLKFLMFPGLMFRREEQMSGQSAKRIPLRDAVSKVGLDSSLRFCFLILCAFMACFDRGIVNNETLGYFIGRMYXCLCIDKYRLRFRQHLANEMXHYAADCWDAEIECSFGWIECVGIADRSAYDLRAHSDKSGVLQVAREKFSEPKEVEVLCSV